A DNA window from Pseudomonas sp. GD03919 contains the following coding sequences:
- the intI1 gene encoding class 1 integron integrase IntI1, which produces MKTATAPLPPLRSVKVLDQLRERIRYLHYSLRTEQAYVHWVRAFIRFHGVRHPATLGSSEVEAFLSWLANERKVSVSTHRQALAALLFFYGKVLCTDLPWLQEIGRPRPSRRLPVVLTPDEVVRILGFLEGEHRLFAQLLYGTGMRISEGLQLRVKDLDFDHGTIIVREGKGSKDRALMLPESLAPSLREQLSRARAWWLKDQAEGRSGVALPDALERKYPRAGHSWPWFWVFAQHTHSTDPRSGVVRRHHMYDQTFQRAFKRAVEQAGITKPATPHTLRHSFATALLRSGYDIRTVQDLLGHSDVSTTMIYTHVLKVGGAGVRSPLDALPPLTSER; this is translated from the coding sequence ATGAAAACCGCCACTGCGCCGTTACCACCGCTGCGTTCGGTCAAGGTTCTGGACCAGTTGCGTGAGCGCATACGCTACTTGCATTACAGCTTACGAACCGAACAGGCTTATGTCCACTGGGTTCGTGCCTTCATCCGTTTCCACGGTGTGCGTCACCCGGCAACCTTGGGCAGCAGCGAAGTCGAGGCATTTCTGTCCTGGCTGGCGAACGAGCGCAAGGTTTCGGTCTCCACGCATCGTCAGGCATTGGCGGCCTTGCTGTTCTTCTACGGCAAGGTGCTGTGCACGGATCTGCCCTGGCTTCAGGAGATCGGAAGACCTCGGCCGTCGCGGCGCTTGCCGGTGGTGCTGACCCCGGATGAAGTGGTTCGCATCCTCGGTTTTCTGGAAGGCGAGCATCGTTTGTTCGCCCAGCTTCTGTATGGAACGGGCATGCGGATCAGTGAGGGTTTGCAACTGCGGGTCAAGGATCTGGATTTCGATCACGGCACGATCATCGTGCGGGAGGGCAAGGGCTCCAAGGATCGGGCCTTGATGTTACCCGAGAGCTTGGCACCCAGCCTGCGCGAGCAGCTGTCGCGTGCACGGGCATGGTGGCTGAAGGACCAGGCCGAGGGCCGCAGCGGCGTTGCGCTTCCCGACGCCCTTGAGCGGAAGTATCCGCGCGCCGGGCATTCCTGGCCGTGGTTCTGGGTTTTTGCGCAGCACACGCATTCGACCGATCCACGGAGCGGTGTCGTGCGTCGCCATCACATGTATGACCAGACCTTTCAGCGCGCCTTCAAACGTGCCGTAGAACAAGCAGGCATCACGAAGCCCGCCACACCGCACACCCTCCGCCACTCGTTCGCGACGGCCTTGCTCCGCAGCGGTTACGACATTCGAACCGTGCAGGATCTGCTCGGCCATTCCGACGTCTCTACGACGATGATTTACACGCATGTGCTGAAAGTTGGCGGTGCCGGAGTGCGCTCACCGCTTGATGCGCTGCCGCCCCTCACTAGTGAGAGGTAG
- a CDS encoding TnsD family Tn7-like transposition protein: MRIYDQGSVHWQPTVALNWLEDETFFSVCSRHHVIWGSPDAMTTFRGLFQSEGNSLPHDFPHSLDALRHPMRAVLGDPDVIISRRTIFPFFRPFQSQEHIQAALNIMKGLQLGSIKYKLGLVTGRFGAEHPLKACHACIDADINNHGTSYWHLCHQYPGVSICPIHKQMLQESIHNRQWSGRFRWTLPDKGDLTSWDFAGFNSITQHALLQLSNSVLDLAALGNVRSFDPFIVSSVYRNTLQEMDFLNSISQKAAPSLAKYAALLQPYHSLTSLPHTAQKARTYIEHLVRNPRGHSHPLKHLVMINWLFGQVRDFIDAYDRAKAEKAEKAEKAEKAEKAEKAEKAEKAEKAEKQSVQFGRVGQYLQFEGSAESTETLPQKLKPKVLKPHTRSEILRRLRKGTPKKLICSEFKLTISTVNKLLRSEALVKKAWTESTHNKTLLKNRSEWKSLIKKHPNSSAKLVRSENPKLYAWLYRNDKSWLLKETERLPTGRTGNNSKVDWALRDEALEALLITKLNEDPCSIRSSKVSNKDIYTLAPELSICLKSRNQYPRTRALLQKVKNCHQPSKLH; the protein is encoded by the coding sequence ATGCGAATCTATGATCAAGGCTCTGTACATTGGCAGCCAACTGTCGCCTTAAATTGGCTGGAGGATGAGACATTTTTTAGCGTTTGTAGTCGTCATCATGTGATTTGGGGCAGCCCTGACGCGATGACTACGTTTCGTGGATTATTCCAGTCAGAGGGTAATTCACTACCTCATGATTTTCCGCACAGTTTGGACGCGCTCCGACACCCGATGCGGGCGGTGCTAGGTGATCCAGACGTGATTATCTCTCGAAGAACCATCTTCCCCTTTTTTCGTCCGTTCCAGTCACAGGAACACATCCAGGCAGCCCTAAATATAATGAAGGGATTGCAGCTTGGATCAATTAAATACAAGCTTGGCCTGGTAACAGGGCGCTTTGGCGCAGAACATCCTTTAAAAGCATGTCACGCCTGTATTGATGCTGACATTAATAACCACGGAACTTCTTACTGGCATCTTTGCCATCAATATCCAGGCGTAAGCATCTGCCCTATACATAAGCAGATGCTTCAGGAAAGCATCCATAATAGGCAATGGTCTGGGCGCTTTCGTTGGACTTTGCCAGACAAAGGCGATCTGACATCATGGGACTTTGCAGGTTTCAATTCCATTACCCAACATGCTCTTCTACAGTTATCAAATTCCGTTCTTGATTTGGCTGCTCTTGGAAATGTCAGATCCTTTGACCCATTTATTGTAAGCTCGGTCTATCGCAACACTCTTCAAGAAATGGACTTTCTAAATTCAATTTCACAGAAGGCAGCGCCATCACTGGCCAAATATGCTGCATTGCTTCAGCCTTACCACTCTCTTACGTCGCTACCTCATACTGCGCAAAAGGCTCGTACCTACATAGAGCATCTTGTCAGGAATCCTCGCGGCCACAGTCATCCGCTCAAGCACCTCGTGATGATCAATTGGCTGTTCGGACAAGTCCGCGATTTCATTGATGCCTACGACCGTGCGAAAGCAGAAAAAGCAGAAAAAGCAGAAAAAGCAGAAAAAGCAGAAAAAGCAGAAAAAGCAGAAAAAGCAGAAAAAGCAGAAAAAGCAGAAAAACAATCTGTTCAATTCGGGAGGGTAGGTCAATACTTACAATTTGAAGGATCTGCGGAGTCTACGGAGACATTACCGCAAAAACTTAAACCGAAAGTCCTCAAACCTCATACCCGATCTGAAATATTGAGACGGCTTCGCAAAGGTACTCCAAAAAAACTTATTTGCTCAGAATTCAAACTGACCATATCAACAGTTAATAAACTTCTCAGATCTGAGGCGTTAGTTAAAAAAGCTTGGACAGAATCCACACACAACAAAACCCTATTAAAAAATAGGTCAGAATGGAAATCCTTGATCAAAAAACACCCTAACTCTAGCGCTAAACTCGTACGCTCCGAAAACCCCAAGCTCTACGCATGGCTTTATCGCAATGATAAGTCTTGGTTACTAAAAGAAACAGAGAGACTTCCAACCGGGAGAACTGGAAACAACTCAAAAGTTGACTGGGCCTTAAGGGACGAGGCACTAGAAGCTCTTCTTATAACGAAACTTAATGAAGACCCTTGCTCTATTAGAAGTAGTAAAGTTAGCAACAAGGATATTTATACGCTAGCACCCGAGCTATCTATCTGTCTAAAATCTCGCAATCAATACCCGCGCACACGTGCGCTATTACAAAAAGTAAAGAACTGCCACCAGCCTTCCAAGCTGCATTAA
- a CDS encoding BPSL0761 family protein, which produces MTLPHERTRAIIKTEEFLRELTRSPELPQDIRSYAKSLLRHYPSADQIFSLGRLEECLESDTPDDEFRRRVIAWHQTLLSSSLEPPK; this is translated from the coding sequence TTGACCCTTCCCCATGAAAGAACCCGTGCCATCATCAAAACTGAAGAATTTCTGAGAGAGCTAACTCGTAGCCCCGAACTGCCTCAGGATATCCGGAGCTATGCGAAGAGTCTTCTCAGGCACTATCCATCTGCCGATCAGATATTTTCGTTGGGGCGGCTAGAGGAATGTTTGGAAAGCGACACCCCTGACGACGAATTTCGAAGACGTGTGATTGCCTGGCATCAGACCTTGCTGAGCTCGTCATTGGAGCCACCGAAATAG